In Candidatus Nealsonbacteria bacterium, the sequence ATCTTACATAAAGAGCACGGCAAACCTTTTTCAAAATCAACAGCAACAAATCCTGGCGTTTTACATTCTGGGCAAACTGATTGAATATTTTTAAGTAAATCTATTGTCGCTTTTTCTATAGCTTTCATTCGAATTGGATTTTTATGTGCTCGCATGTCTGTTTCAATGAAAATCTTTTTTACAAAAGGTCTGGAAAGCATTTTCTTTGCCCGATAGGAAAGCTCGTCTAATGTAGAAATGTTTTTATATATTTCAAATTTACTTTTCTTCCCAGATTTCAAAATAATTCCAAATTCAGGAAAATTATGTTTTATAGCAAAATTAACAGCTTCATCGACACTTGTTACATATGCCCCGTCCATATTTGTTTCAGATGTTCGATGATGTCCTCTAATTTCAAGCGTATTTTTCTTATCAATAAACAAAATGAGTTCGAGATTTGATTGAATAAACGGAATGGAAGGGTGTGCACCAAAACTTCCCTCACTTGCTATTGCCATGTCGGTATTTGTTAATTTCATTGCCGCATATGCTTTCTTTTTTGCTACCTCAAGCTGATTTCCAGCTCTTTTTATTTCTCCAGAAAAAGTCCCGAATTTATCGGTGTTTAGATCATCAGCAATAACGGCCGTGACGCCGAGTTGTTCTTCAAGCAATGGGGCAATAACACGATCTTTTTTGTGCATTGTGGCGATAACAATTTTTCTTCCCGCAAAAAGTTTTTTACTGGTCATAGGATAGTTATTTTAAAAACTCATCGCTTAATACTCCCAACGCTTGGGCTATTTTTTAAAATGGTAGCAAGCGTCGGGTTACCTTTGCCTGCCTACTAAAACCTTGGCGCAGGTAAATTACTAATTTTATGAACGTTAGCGAACAAAATTTATGGACACACATGTGCAGAAAAAGGGTCTTTAATAGGACGTCGCGCAACATCTACATCATTTAGCCCCACGTAAATCATTGCCGTGCCATCACCTAGGCGAACAAGACCGCCTGGATAAACAACATTTTTTAAGTCGGCTCGCTTTGATTTTCCCGGGGGGAAATCTCCTCGGGACGCGATCTGCTCAACAGCTGATCTTTTTTGGGTCAGCGGATTATAGATGAATGCTGTCGCAACATAATGTGCTCCATCTTCATCTCGGCTTGCCTTATGTGCAAGTACCCCGTGGCATTCACAGTTTTCAGAAATATTCGCATACACAGCGTTCACGCCCTCCCATTCATCTTCTTCAAACCGATCCTCAAGCAAACACCCTCCTACTATATTCTCTGGGTTAAGTTCGTCCAGAGAGTCTAGTATTTTATAACAGATCTTTCCGCGACCATACTCGCCATTTTGTGGCCGCGTATAAACACCAATTTTTCCATCTGAAAGTCCAACAAGATGTATGTTTTTCATTCCTTCGGGGCCTTTTGTAAATTCCTGAAGTTCTTCCGGAGACTTACCACGATAAAAGATTTGCCTTAGACCAAGCAGTTTTGTCGGGTCTGTCTTATCCCAATCGGCCTGCACCATACTTAATATAAGCTCATCGCCTATACGAACAAGGTCGGGGTCTTCGCCATCAAATTTCGGCAACCGATCAACAACCCGAAATGTCCCTAAAGTACTCTCGGTAAAAAACATAATTCTGGCATCGGTGGCGTTTTGCCTAGATTCAACTCGTGCTGCCAACAACAAACTCCCGTCAGAATTCTCTAACACCGCCGGGTTATAAACATCCCTGTCTTCCGACAACCCTTCAAATTTAAGAATGATGCCTTTCTCTCTTTCCCACATCTCGTATGTTTTT encodes:
- a CDS encoding DUF1861 family protein, which encodes MNLNKEKTYEMWEREKGIILKFEGLSEDRDVYNPAVLENSDGSLLLAARVESRQNATDARIMFFTESTLGTFRVVDRLPKFDGEDPDLVRIGDELILSMVQADWDKTDPTKLLGLRQIFYRGKSPEELQEFTKGPEGMKNIHLVGLSDGKIGVYTRPQNGEYGRGKICYKILDSLDELNPENIVGGCLLEDRFEEDEWEGVNAVYANISENCECHGVLAHKASRDEDGAHYVATAFIYNPLTQKRSAVEQIASRGDFPPGKSKRADLKNVVYPGGLVRLGDGTAMIYVGLNDVDVARRPIKDPFSAHVCP